One Gemmatimonadaceae bacterium DNA segment encodes these proteins:
- the ispD gene encoding 2-C-methyl-D-erythritol 4-phosphate cytidylyltransferase, whose protein sequence is MSTESTLHTPHEPDHHDDERAAANLDRDARPAELRAVTPVTAPNVGVVIVAAGSGTRVGGPELKQFRWVAGKPMVLHSLQAFQLRPDVALVVVVLPRDFAADPPPWIFQCDIDRMLVSTGGRDRMQSVYNGLEDMPENVDTVVIHDAARPLASATVIDRVIREAQCGHGAIAALPVVDTLKEVDATGRIVRTVDRTALWRAQTPQAFPRAMIDEVHTRARRDRLAATDDAALCEHYGFPVVVVRGSERGMKVTDEADFATAESLSVLPE, encoded by the coding sequence ATGAGCACCGAGTCCACCCTGCACACTCCGCACGAACCCGACCACCACGACGATGAGCGCGCCGCCGCGAACCTCGATCGCGATGCGCGTCCCGCCGAGCTGCGCGCGGTGACCCCCGTCACCGCGCCGAACGTGGGAGTGGTGATCGTCGCCGCCGGCAGCGGCACCCGCGTCGGCGGCCCGGAACTGAAGCAGTTCCGCTGGGTCGCCGGCAAGCCGATGGTCCTGCACAGCCTGCAGGCCTTCCAGTTGCGCCCCGACGTCGCGCTGGTGGTGGTGGTGCTGCCGCGCGACTTCGCGGCCGACCCGCCGCCCTGGATCTTCCAGTGCGACATCGACCGCATGCTGGTGAGCACCGGCGGCCGCGACCGCATGCAGTCGGTCTACAACGGGCTGGAGGACATGCCGGAGAACGTCGACACCGTCGTGATCCACGACGCAGCGCGGCCGCTGGCCAGCGCCACCGTGATCGACCGCGTGATCCGCGAGGCGCAGTGCGGCCACGGCGCGATCGCGGCGCTGCCGGTGGTCGACACGCTGAAGGAGGTGGACGCGACCGGGCGCATCGTGCGCACCGTGGATCGCACCGCGCTCTGGCGCGCGCAGACGCCGCAGGCGTTTCCCCGCGCCATGATCGACGAGGTGCACACCCGGGCGCGGCGTGACCGGCTCGCCGCGACCGACGATGCGGCCCTCTGCGAGCACTACGGGTTTCCGGTCGTGGTCGTGCGCGGGAGTGAACGCGGCATGAAGGTCACCGACGAGGCGGACTTCGCCACCGCCGAGTCGCTGTCGGTGCTCCCCGAGTGA
- the secG gene encoding preprotein translocase subunit SecG, which yields MYTFLLAILILISLVLIAVILLQSGKGGGMAANFGGATSSADAVIGTRQAGNLLTKISWWGGGAFMFLALVLQLMTTRQRAPKSVLDNAFTAPAPAAPATAPAAGGTPKGGASALPLSPAAPAGQAPAPASPAPAKP from the coding sequence ATGTACACGTTCCTCCTCGCCATCCTGATCCTGATCAGCCTCGTGCTGATCGCCGTCATCCTGCTCCAGTCCGGCAAGGGAGGCGGTATGGCTGCCAATTTCGGCGGCGCGACCTCGTCGGCCGACGCCGTCATCGGGACCCGGCAGGCAGGCAACCTGCTGACGAAGATCAGCTGGTGGGGCGGCGGCGCGTTCATGTTCCTGGCGCTGGTGCTGCAGCTCATGACCACCCGCCAGCGCGCGCCGAAGTCGGTGCTCGACAACGCCTTCACGGCGCCGGCACCGGCCGCGCCCGCCACCGCCCCGGCGGCGGGTGGCACCCCGAAGGGCGGCGCTTCCGCGCTCCCCCTCAGCCCCGCAGCCCCCGCCGGACAGGCGCCGGCACCGGCCTCGCCGGCGCCCGCCAAGCCGTGA
- the gap gene encoding type I glyceraldehyde-3-phosphate dehydrogenase — translation MAIRVGINGFGRIGRNVLRAAKKSGAAIDFVGINDLTDTATLAHLFKYDSVHGTYQGEVSAKEGAIVVDGDEIRITAERDPANLPWAAAGADIVLESTGIFTDADKARKHIAAGAKKVIISAPAKGEDITIVMGVNHQKYDAATHHIISNASCTTNCLVPMVKVVRDTFGFRHGSMVTIHSYTNDQSILDLPHKDMRRARAAAVSIIPTRTGAAKATALVIPEVKGKIDGIAIRVPTPDVSLTELTVEVERATTIEEVNAAFIAAAKDGPLKGILDYSTVELVSVDYIGNPFSCTIDAKSTNVIDGTMVKLSGWYDNEWGYSSRCVDLLQYVGKTLA, via the coding sequence ATGGCAATTCGGGTCGGCATCAATGGGTTCGGTCGGATCGGGCGAAACGTGCTGCGCGCCGCGAAGAAGTCAGGCGCCGCGATCGATTTCGTCGGCATCAACGACCTGACCGACACGGCCACGCTGGCGCACCTGTTCAAGTACGACTCGGTCCATGGCACCTACCAGGGCGAGGTGAGCGCGAAGGAGGGCGCCATCGTCGTGGACGGCGATGAGATCAGGATCACGGCCGAGCGCGACCCGGCGAACCTGCCGTGGGCTGCGGCGGGCGCCGACATCGTCCTCGAGTCCACCGGCATCTTCACCGACGCCGACAAGGCGCGGAAGCACATCGCCGCCGGCGCCAAGAAGGTCATCATCTCGGCCCCGGCCAAGGGTGAGGACATCACCATTGTGATGGGCGTGAACCACCAGAAGTACGACGCGGCCACCCACCACATCATCTCCAACGCCAGCTGCACCACCAACTGCCTGGTGCCGATGGTGAAGGTGGTGCGCGACACGTTCGGCTTCAGGCACGGCTCGATGGTGACGATCCACAGCTACACCAACGACCAGTCGATCCTCGACCTGCCGCACAAGGACATGCGCCGCGCGCGTGCCGCCGCGGTCTCGATCATCCCGACCCGCACCGGTGCCGCCAAGGCCACCGCGCTGGTGATTCCGGAAGTGAAGGGGAAGATCGACGGCATCGCGATCCGCGTGCCGACGCCGGACGTCTCGCTCACCGAGCTGACGGTCGAGGTCGAGCGCGCCACGACCATCGAGGAAGTGAACGCCGCGTTCATCGCCGCCGCCAAGGACGGCCCGCTCAAGGGCATCCTCGACTACAGCACCGTCGAGCTGGTCAGCGTGGACTACATCGGCAACCCGTTCTCGTGCACCATCGACGCCAAGAGCACCAACGTCATCGACGGCACGATGGTGAAGCTCTCGGGCTGGTACGACAACGAGTGGGGTTACTCGAGCCGCTGCGTGGACTTGCTGCAGTACGTCGGCAAGACGCTCGCCTGA
- the radA gene encoding DNA repair protein RadA, with product MSAKTRTAYRCTSCGAEHPKWGGRCETCGEWSTLVEEIVEKAPSKAIGRPAASPRRGMVAVRAAKLSAVSGTESNRLRTGLAEFDFVLGGGIVPGSMVLVGGEPGIGKSTLLLQVVARLQGMGHAALYVSGEESPLQVKLRADRLGEGAGEVEFLPETHLETIIAHLDATRPVIAIIDSIQTVHTEELEGAPGNVGQVRECAARLMRAAKELGTAIFVVGHVTKGGGIAGPKTLEHIVDTVLYFEGESGADYRLLRATKNRFGSVDEIGVFRMDAAGLQPVANPSALFMGDRTQSASGSAITAPLEGTRPLLVEIQGLAAKAGFGTPQRVTTGYDPRRLALLLAVLEKRAGLGFAQLDAFVNVVGGMRLTEPSGDTAVAAALASSVYDRALPPDSLFLGEVGLGGEIRAVSQLERRLAEAARLGLTRAYVSKTSARVKAPAGLTVIGIANIRDLLDTIFT from the coding sequence GTGAGCGCGAAGACCAGGACCGCGTACCGGTGCACGAGCTGCGGCGCCGAGCATCCCAAGTGGGGCGGGCGCTGCGAGACGTGCGGCGAGTGGTCCACGCTGGTCGAGGAGATCGTCGAGAAGGCACCGTCGAAGGCCATCGGGCGACCCGCAGCGTCACCACGGCGCGGGATGGTCGCGGTGCGCGCGGCGAAGCTCAGCGCGGTCAGCGGCACCGAGTCGAACCGGCTGCGCACCGGACTCGCCGAGTTCGACTTCGTGCTCGGCGGGGGCATAGTGCCCGGCAGCATGGTGCTGGTGGGCGGTGAACCCGGCATCGGCAAGTCCACCCTCCTGCTGCAGGTGGTCGCGCGGCTGCAGGGCATGGGGCACGCGGCGCTCTACGTGAGCGGCGAGGAGAGCCCGCTGCAGGTGAAGCTGCGCGCCGACCGGCTGGGCGAGGGGGCCGGCGAGGTGGAATTCCTCCCGGAGACACACCTCGAGACGATCATCGCGCACCTCGATGCCACGCGTCCCGTGATCGCCATCATCGACTCGATCCAGACGGTGCACACCGAGGAGCTCGAGGGCGCGCCCGGCAACGTGGGGCAGGTGCGCGAGTGCGCGGCGCGGCTGATGCGCGCCGCGAAGGAGCTGGGCACCGCGATCTTCGTCGTCGGGCACGTGACGAAGGGTGGCGGCATCGCCGGCCCGAAGACACTCGAGCACATCGTGGACACGGTGCTCTACTTCGAGGGCGAGTCGGGTGCCGACTACCGGCTGTTGCGCGCGACCAAGAACCGTTTCGGCAGCGTCGACGAAATCGGCGTCTTCCGCATGGATGCCGCCGGCCTGCAGCCGGTCGCGAACCCCTCGGCGCTCTTCATGGGCGACCGCACCCAGTCGGCGAGCGGGAGTGCGATCACCGCGCCGCTCGAGGGCACGCGGCCGCTGCTGGTCGAGATCCAGGGGCTGGCGGCGAAGGCCGGATTCGGGACGCCGCAGCGCGTGACCACCGGCTACGACCCGCGCCGCCTCGCGCTACTGCTCGCCGTGCTCGAGAAGCGCGCCGGCCTGGGGTTCGCACAGCTCGACGCCTTCGTGAACGTGGTGGGCGGCATGCGGCTCACCGAACCGTCGGGTGACACCGCCGTCGCGGCCGCACTGGCCTCGTCGGTGTACGATCGCGCGCTGCCCCCGGACTCGCTCTTCCTCGGCGAGGTCGGACTCGGCGGCGAGATCCGTGCGGTCTCGCAGCTCGAGCGCCGCCTGGCCGAGGCGGCGCGCCTGGGCTTGACGCGGGCCTACGTCTCGAAGACCTCGGCACGCGTGAAGGCCCCCGCGGGCCTCACGGTCATCGGCATCGCGAACATCCGCGACCTGCTGGACACCATCTTCACATGA
- the dnaB gene encoding replicative DNA helicase, with amino-acid sequence MSSLLDAFSTRPSAPDPYRDRRPPQSEDAEQSVLSAMLIDADAITRATEIVDDTMFFREGHRRIYRAIIALMEKGSGIDVVTLSDELERRGEMDASGGREYLSFLADAVPTAANIEHHARIVKEKAILRRLIEVSTQIAGEAFEARQPARELLDFAEQRILQVGQDGGGEGFTRIKALMYPAMERIETIAKEGRSVTGVASGFADLDQMTSGFQPSDLIIVAARPSMGKTALTLNIAQHVAITEGVGVAFFSLEMSKESLVQRMITSEARLDAQAMRTGRLRDDDWPRLARAVGILSQAPIYIDDAPAISVLEMRAKARRLKADPDSKLGLIIVDYLQLMTGPSSENRQQEVSQISRGLKALAKELRVPVVALSQLSRAPEQRTGDEKGRPQLSDLRESGAIEQDADLIMFIFRQEVYAERDEAGRLKNSELDGRAEIIIGKQRNGPIGTVPLFFHKHYTRFENFSKRSQGE; translated from the coding sequence ATGTCAAGCTTGCTCGACGCGTTCTCGACGCGACCCTCCGCGCCTGACCCGTACCGCGACCGCCGGCCCCCACAGTCGGAGGATGCGGAGCAGTCGGTGCTGTCGGCAATGCTGATCGACGCCGACGCGATCACGCGCGCGACCGAGATCGTCGACGACACGATGTTCTTCCGCGAGGGCCACCGCCGCATCTACCGCGCGATCATCGCGCTGATGGAGAAGGGCAGCGGCATCGACGTGGTGACGCTCTCGGACGAGCTGGAGCGGCGTGGCGAGATGGACGCCTCGGGCGGGCGCGAGTACCTGAGCTTCCTCGCCGATGCCGTGCCGACAGCCGCGAACATCGAGCACCACGCCCGGATCGTGAAGGAGAAGGCGATCCTGCGGCGGCTGATCGAGGTCTCGACGCAGATCGCCGGCGAGGCCTTCGAGGCGCGCCAGCCGGCGCGCGAGCTGCTCGACTTCGCGGAGCAGCGGATCCTGCAGGTGGGCCAGGACGGGGGCGGCGAGGGCTTCACGCGGATCAAGGCCCTGATGTATCCGGCCATGGAGCGCATCGAGACCATCGCCAAGGAAGGGCGCTCGGTCACGGGCGTGGCCAGCGGCTTCGCGGACCTCGACCAGATGACCTCGGGGTTCCAGCCGTCCGACCTGATCATCGTCGCCGCGCGCCCGTCGATGGGGAAGACGGCGCTGACGCTGAACATCGCGCAGCACGTCGCGATCACCGAGGGGGTCGGCGTGGCGTTCTTCTCGCTCGAGATGAGCAAGGAGTCGCTGGTGCAGCGCATGATCACCAGCGAGGCCCGGCTCGATGCCCAGGCCATGCGCACGGGGCGGCTGCGCGACGACGACTGGCCCCGCCTGGCGCGCGCCGTGGGGATCCTCTCGCAGGCGCCGATCTACATCGACGATGCGCCGGCGATCAGCGTGCTGGAGATGCGCGCCAAGGCCCGGCGCCTGAAGGCGGACCCGGACTCGAAGCTCGGCCTGATCATCGTCGACTACCTGCAGCTCATGACCGGGCCGAGTTCCGAGAACCGGCAGCAGGAGGTGAGCCAGATCAGCCGCGGGCTGAAGGCGCTGGCCAAGGAGCTGCGCGTGCCGGTGGTGGCGCTCTCGCAGCTGTCGCGCGCCCCGGAGCAGCGCACCGGCGACGAGAAGGGCCGGCCGCAGCTCAGCGACCTGCGCGAGTCCGGTGCCATCGAGCAGGACGCCGACCTGATCATGTTCATCTTCCGCCAGGAAGTGTACGCGGAGCGCGACGAGGCCGGCCGGCTCAAGAACAGCGAGCTGGATGGTCGCGCCGAGATCATCATCGGCAAGCAGCGCAACGGCCCGATCGGCACCGTGCCGCTCTTCTTCCACAAGCACTACACGCGCTTCGAGAACTTCTCCAAGCGCTCGCAGGGCGAGTGA
- a CDS encoding low molecular weight protein arginine phosphatase: protein MPDRPYRVLFVCTGNTCRSPMAEVIANAIVEARQLPQVSVASAGVAADDMSGASEGSLLIAMEHGLDLSRHRSRQVTPAMVGAADLVLTMSPSHLLAIEGLGGAGKAHLLSAFATHGEVSRPVSDPIGGDIGVYRATFDELHALISRAFDRLAASPKSPSR from the coding sequence ATGCCTGACCGACCCTACCGTGTCCTGTTCGTCTGCACCGGCAACACCTGTCGCAGCCCCATGGCCGAGGTGATCGCAAACGCGATCGTCGAGGCGCGACAGCTGCCGCAGGTGAGCGTCGCGAGCGCCGGCGTGGCCGCGGACGACATGAGCGGCGCGTCGGAAGGGTCGCTCCTGATTGCCATGGAGCACGGGCTCGACCTGTCGCGGCATCGCTCGCGCCAGGTCACGCCGGCGATGGTCGGCGCCGCCGACCTGGTGCTCACGATGAGCCCCAGCCACCTGCTGGCGATCGAGGGCCTGGGTGGCGCCGGCAAGGCGCACCTGCTCAGCGCCTTCGCCACCCACGGCGAGGTGTCTCGTCCGGTGAGCGATCCGATCGGCGGTGACATCGGCGTCTACCGGGCCACGTTCGACGAACTGCACGCGCTGATCAGCCGCGCCTTCGACCGGCTCGCCGCCTCGCCGAAGTCGCCCTCGCGCTGA
- a CDS encoding L-threonylcarbamoyladenylate synthase, whose translation MSGYNVVRPFWSPDEVQAALTPVVLHLQDRGVLAYPTETVYGFGTMVDFESVEKLVTLKRRPPAKPFLLLVSNSAMLTRLGLHLSAQAAHLAARHWPGPMTLVLPGGEGQLPPRLRGPEGGIAVRWTPHPGLQRLITALGSPLTSTSANRPGVPPAMRAGEVVEQWTPEINRGLLMVLDGGLLPPSPPSTVIDCTGRRLRVIRPGAISAARLRETVPDLLGDA comes from the coding sequence GTGAGCGGGTACAACGTCGTCCGTCCGTTCTGGTCGCCCGATGAGGTGCAGGCCGCGCTGACGCCGGTGGTGCTGCACCTGCAGGACCGCGGCGTGCTCGCCTATCCCACCGAGACCGTGTACGGGTTCGGCACGATGGTCGACTTCGAGTCGGTCGAGAAGCTCGTGACCCTGAAGCGGAGGCCGCCCGCCAAGCCCTTCCTGCTGCTGGTGTCGAACAGCGCGATGCTCACGCGGCTGGGCCTGCACCTCTCGGCGCAGGCGGCCCACCTCGCGGCCCGCCACTGGCCCGGGCCGATGACGCTGGTGCTGCCGGGCGGCGAGGGCCAGCTCCCGCCGCGGTTGCGCGGGCCCGAGGGCGGCATCGCGGTCCGCTGGACGCCGCATCCCGGCCTGCAGCGCCTCATCACGGCGCTCGGCTCGCCGCTCACATCCACCTCGGCCAACCGGCCCGGCGTGCCGCCCGCGATGCGCGCCGGCGAGGTGGTGGAACAGTGGACGCCGGAGATCAACCGCGGCCTGCTGATGGTGCTGGACGGCGGCCTGCTGCCTCCCTCGCCACCCAGCACCGTGATAGACTGCACGGGGCGGCGGCTCCGCGTGATCCGCCCGGGCGCGATCAGCGCCGCCAGACTGCGCGAGACTGTCCCCGACCTGCTTGGCGATGCCTGA
- a CDS encoding triose-phosphate isomerase → MKLPIFAANWKMHHGPSDARAFMKNFLVHYPRQHDRKVLFFPNALSVTTVSEMLRERSDLEVGIQNIHHEDKGAFTGENSAPMARDAGATHVLVGHSERRHVFGETDAETNLKVKAAIRAGLTPVLCIGELLAERDAGNTEATVLRQLRAGIDGVEEGQVASMLFAYEPVWAIGTGRTATPEDASAVHGAIVAALKTAIGERANGIPILYGGSVNRGNATTLLAAPDVDGVLVGGASLDADGWNAIVRA, encoded by the coding sequence TTGAAGCTGCCGATCTTCGCTGCGAACTGGAAAATGCACCACGGCCCGAGTGATGCCCGGGCGTTCATGAAGAACTTCCTCGTGCACTACCCGCGGCAGCACGACCGCAAGGTCCTGTTCTTTCCGAATGCGCTGTCGGTCACGACGGTCAGCGAGATGCTGCGTGAGCGGTCCGACCTCGAGGTGGGGATCCAGAACATCCACCACGAGGACAAGGGTGCGTTCACCGGTGAGAACTCGGCGCCGATGGCGCGCGACGCGGGTGCCACGCACGTGCTGGTGGGCCATTCCGAGCGCCGGCACGTCTTCGGCGAGACCGATGCCGAGACGAACCTGAAGGTGAAGGCCGCCATCCGGGCCGGGCTGACGCCGGTGCTCTGCATCGGCGAGCTCCTCGCCGAGCGCGACGCCGGCAACACCGAGGCGACCGTGCTCCGGCAGCTCCGGGCCGGCATCGACGGCGTCGAGGAGGGGCAGGTCGCCTCGATGCTGTTCGCCTACGAGCCCGTCTGGGCCATCGGGACCGGTCGCACCGCGACGCCGGAGGATGCCAGCGCCGTCCACGGCGCCATCGTGGCGGCCCTCAAGACCGCCATCGGCGAGCGCGCGAACGGGATCCCGATCCTCTACGGCGGCAGCGTCAACCGTGGCAATGCCACCACCCTCCTCGCCGCCCCGGACGTGGATGGGGTCCTGGTGGGCGGTGCCAGCCTCGACGCCGACGGCTGGAACGCCATCGTCCGCGCTTGA
- a CDS encoding phosphoglycerate kinase, which translates to MSKSSVKDLTPAQLRGRRVVVRVDFNVPFDAAGAVTDDTRLRAAVPTIQLLRSHGARVVLLSHLGRPKGAPDPKYTLESVMPALRNVLPGVDVTFCGTTDDEAAIAATNALTDGAVLLMENTRFLPGEEKNDDALSERLAKLGDLYVNDAFGSAHRAHASTAGIAKYLRPAVAGLLMEGELAYLGGALDDPKRPFVAILGGSKISGKIDVVEALLPKVDALLIGGAMACTFYKAMGFETGTSLVEPDRVEMAKDLIERAGSLLILPHDATVAKGMDQPKTAHAVKRDGIPADEAMLDIGPDSAQSYARAILAAKTVLWNGPMGVFEKPPFDAGTRAIATAMAAATGKGAITIVGGGDSAAAVVEAGLGEMMSHVSTGGGASLEFLEGKELPGVAALDDKGTA; encoded by the coding sequence ATGTCGAAGTCCTCCGTGAAGGACCTGACGCCCGCGCAGTTGCGCGGGCGTCGCGTCGTGGTGCGCGTCGACTTCAACGTGCCGTTCGACGCGGCGGGTGCGGTCACCGACGACACCCGCCTGCGCGCCGCGGTGCCGACCATCCAGCTGCTGCGCAGCCACGGCGCGCGCGTCGTGCTGCTGTCGCACCTGGGACGCCCCAAGGGCGCGCCCGACCCGAAGTACACGCTCGAGTCGGTGATGCCCGCGCTGCGGAACGTGCTGCCGGGTGTGGACGTCACGTTCTGCGGCACCACCGACGACGAGGCTGCGATCGCCGCGACGAACGCCCTCACCGACGGCGCCGTGCTGCTGATGGAGAACACGCGCTTCCTCCCCGGCGAGGAGAAGAACGACGACGCACTGTCGGAGCGACTCGCGAAGCTCGGTGACCTGTACGTGAACGATGCGTTCGGAAGTGCACATCGCGCGCATGCATCCACCGCCGGCATCGCGAAGTACCTGCGACCTGCCGTCGCCGGCCTGTTGATGGAGGGCGAGCTGGCCTACCTCGGTGGCGCCCTCGACGACCCGAAGCGGCCGTTCGTGGCGATCCTCGGCGGCTCGAAGATCTCCGGCAAGATCGACGTCGTCGAGGCGCTGCTGCCGAAGGTGGACGCGCTGCTGATCGGGGGCGCGATGGCCTGCACCTTCTACAAGGCGATGGGCTTCGAGACCGGCACGTCGCTGGTGGAGCCCGACCGCGTCGAGATGGCGAAGGACCTCATCGAGCGCGCCGGCAGCCTGCTGATCCTGCCGCACGACGCGACCGTCGCGAAGGGCATGGACCAGCCGAAGACGGCACACGCCGTGAAGCGGGATGGCATCCCGGCGGACGAGGCGATGCTCGACATCGGGCCGGACTCGGCGCAGAGCTACGCGCGCGCGATCCTGGCGGCGAAGACCGTGCTGTGGAACGGGCCGATGGGCGTCTTCGAGAAGCCGCCGTTCGATGCCGGCACGCGCGCGATCGCCACCGCGATGGCCGCCGCAACCGGCAAGGGCGCGATCACGATCGTCGGCGGCGGGGATTCCGCCGCGGCCGTCGTCGAGGCAGGGCTGGGAGAGATGATGAGCCACGTGTCCACCGGCGGCGGAGCCAGCCTCGAATTCCTCGAGGGCAAGGAACTCCCCGGCGTGGCCGCACTGGATGACAAGGGGACCGCTTGA
- a CDS encoding shikimate dehydrogenase has translation MPMPTRLVLLGHPVAHSLSPTFQNAALQAAHLAPRYEAVDVSYATLGATLRSLVAEGAAGNVTIPHKERVAALCDVLTPLATRLGAVNTWWTSDGALHGDNTDVGGFDDAVAALLGELPRGAIRVAVLGAGGSARAVVAAVGGWPAARLAIWGRTPARAAPLLALGPAGATTVEELVGDAVRGADLIVNTTPVGMRDDQLPVEPRLLPVGAACLDLVYRRDSLTPFVRAARAQGRRADDGLRMLVSQGARSWMRWFGRAADGDAMWHAACEASTGRS, from the coding sequence ATGCCGATGCCCACGCGGCTGGTGCTGCTCGGGCACCCGGTCGCGCATTCGCTCTCCCCCACGTTCCAGAACGCGGCCCTCCAGGCGGCGCACCTCGCGCCTCGCTACGAGGCCGTCGACGTCTCCTACGCCACACTCGGGGCCACGCTGCGGTCGCTGGTCGCCGAAGGCGCGGCCGGCAACGTGACCATCCCGCACAAGGAACGCGTCGCCGCGCTCTGTGACGTGCTGACGCCCCTCGCCACGCGCCTCGGTGCCGTGAACACCTGGTGGACCAGCGACGGCGCGCTGCACGGAGACAACACCGACGTGGGTGGGTTCGATGACGCGGTCGCGGCGCTGCTCGGTGAACTTCCGCGCGGGGCGATCCGGGTGGCGGTACTCGGCGCCGGTGGGTCGGCCAGGGCGGTGGTGGCCGCGGTGGGCGGGTGGCCGGCAGCACGGCTGGCGATCTGGGGCCGGACGCCGGCGCGGGCGGCTCCGTTGCTGGCACTCGGGCCAGCCGGCGCGACAACGGTGGAGGAACTCGTGGGTGATGCAGTGCGAGGGGCCGACCTGATCGTGAACACGACGCCGGTCGGCATGCGCGACGACCAGTTGCCGGTGGAGCCGCGCCTGCTGCCGGTGGGCGCGGCGTGCCTCGACCTCGTGTACCGCCGGGACTCGCTCACGCCGTTCGTCCGGGCGGCGCGGGCGCAGGGGCGGCGGGCGGACGACGGCCTCCGGATGCTCGTGAGCCAGGGCGCGCGGTCCTGGATGCGTTGGTTCGGCCGCGCTGCGGACGGCGACGCGATGTGGCACGCGGCCTGTGAGGCCTCGACGGGCCGGTCCTGA
- a CDS encoding ComF family protein encodes MRWPVRMAREGGAQLAALAGTLLELALPGVCVLCEAPLGRERGPACLLCWSRVERLPHPQCARCGHPAPRDATAGDPCRWCDALPPFVRSVRSVAWMSRHGVASRLVHALKYDGWPQVAQGMAAEMSRLAWPPDVVRERALLVPVPLAGWRERERGYNQAGVLAQALAAHWGVPVVAALHRGRTPSSQTRLTPGERLVNVTRAFTVASAGAPHVQGAHCVLVDDVVTTAATLVACAAALTGGGARIVSCVTFGRAPAIGDRRSPLE; translated from the coding sequence ATGCGGTGGCCCGTCCGGATGGCGCGAGAGGGCGGGGCACAGCTCGCCGCCCTGGCCGGCACACTCCTCGAACTGGCGCTGCCGGGGGTCTGCGTGCTCTGTGAGGCCCCGCTGGGCCGTGAGCGCGGTCCCGCCTGCCTGCTCTGCTGGAGTCGCGTGGAGCGGCTGCCACACCCGCAGTGCGCGCGTTGCGGCCACCCGGCGCCCCGTGACGCCACGGCGGGCGATCCCTGTCGCTGGTGCGACGCGCTGCCCCCCTTCGTCCGCAGCGTCCGCTCCGTCGCCTGGATGTCGCGGCACGGTGTCGCGAGCCGGCTGGTGCATGCGCTCAAGTACGATGGCTGGCCGCAGGTGGCACAGGGCATGGCGGCCGAGATGTCGCGGCTTGCGTGGCCGCCGGACGTCGTGCGGGAGCGTGCCCTGCTGGTGCCCGTGCCGCTGGCCGGGTGGCGTGAACGTGAGCGCGGCTACAACCAGGCGGGCGTGCTCGCGCAAGCCCTGGCGGCACATTGGGGGGTGCCGGTCGTCGCCGCACTGCACCGCGGGCGGACCCCGTCGAGTCAGACGCGGTTGACACCCGGGGAGAGACTGGTGAACGTAACTCGCGCTTTCACCGTGGCTTCGGCTGGTGCCCCTCACGTGCAGGGTGCGCACTGCGTACTCGTGGACGATGTCGTGACCACCGCAGCCACACTTGTCGCGTGCGCCGCAGCCCTCACCGGCGGCGGCGCACGTATCGTAAGCTGTGTCACATTCGGACGGGCGCCCGCCATCGGCGACCGCCGTTCACCACTGGAGTAG